CGGTGTCGATATAGCCCGGCGCCAGCGCGTTGACGCGGATGCGCGAGCTGGCGAGTTCGAGCGCCAGCGCCTTGGTCGCTTGGATGATGCCGGCTTTCGAGATCGCATAAGGCGAAACGAATTTCAGCACGCTCTCGCCGAGCACCGAGGCGATGTTGACGATGTTGCCGCCCTGCTGTCGCGCGATCATCCGACGCGCGACCTCCGTCGCGAGGAAGTACGCGCCCTTGAGATTGGCGCCGATCACCTTGTCCCAATCGGCTTCGCTGGTGTCGACCGCGAGCTTTTCGGTGGCGACGCCGGCATTGTTGATCAGCACAGTGATCGGGCCGAGCGCCGCCTCGCCCTGGTCGAGCGCGCTCGCCATCGAGGCCAGATCGGTGACGTCCATCTGCACCGCGACGGCGCGGCCGCCGTTGCCCGTGATCTCCTGTTCGAGGCTTTTCAGCTTGTCGGTCTGCCGCGCCGCGAGCACGACGGCGGCGCCGCGCTCGGCGAGCACGCGCGCGAACTGCCGCCCCAACCCTTGCGAGGCGCCGGTGACGAGGATGACTTCGTTGCTGACGTCGAACAGTTGATCCATGCGCGTTTCCCGTTGATGCGTTATGCGTTGCCCTCCCCTTATCATGCCGGGCCGGGTTGGCTAGAGTGCCGGCCTCACCGACATCGCCATCCATTCGGGAGTGAAACGTGGATCTGGGAATCAAGGGCCGCCGCGCGCTGGTCTGCGCATCGAGCAAGGGACTGGGCCGCGCCTGCGCCGCGGCGCTCGCAGCCGAAGGCGTGCATGTGACGATGACGGCGCGCGGCGCGGAAGCGCTGGCCCAGGCTGCGGCCGATCTGCGAAAGGCCTATCCGGATGTCGAGATCATCGAAGTGGCCGGAGACATCACCACGCCCGAAGGGCGCGCCGCCGCGCTGCAGGCCTGCCCGGAGCCCGACATTCTGGTGAACAATGCCGGCGGTCCGCCGCCCGGCGATTTCCGCAACTGGACCCGCGACGACTGGATCAAGGCGCTCGACGCCAACATGCTGACGCCGATCGAACTGATCAAGGCGACCGTCGACCAGATGATCGCGCGAAAATTCGGCCGGATCGTCAACATCACCTCGGCCGCAGTCAAGGCGCCAATCGACGTGCTCGGCCTGTCCAATGGCGCGCGCACCGGGCTGACCGGCTTCGTCGCCGGGCTGTCGCGCAAGACCGTGCGGCACAATGTGACGATCAACGCGCTGCTGCCGGGCCCGTTCGACACCGACCGGCTGCGCGGCGTGTCCGCCGGCCAGGCTAAAGCCTCCGGCGTGCCGGTGGAGCAGATCCTGCAGACGCGGATGAACGAGAACCCGGCCGGCCGGTTCGGCGATCCGGAAGAGTTCGGACTCGCCTGCGCATTCTTGTGCGGCGCAAAATCCGGCTACATCACCGGCCAGAACATCCTGCTCGACGGCGGCGCCTTCCCCGGCACGCTGTGACGGGGGCGGCCCGCGCCGCCGTCAGGCCTTGGGCGCGGTCATCACGATCCGAACCAGGTCGGTGGCGTTGCGCGCGCCGAGCTTCTTCATGATGTTGGCGCGGTGATACTCGATGGTGCGCGGGCTGATGCCGAGCTGGCGGCCCGCCTCCTTGTTGGTGTTGCCCGACGCGAACAACTCCAGCACCTCCCGCTCCCGCAGCGTCAGCGGCTCCTTGCCCGGGAAGACATAGGACGGCGCCTTCACTTCCGTGCCGGGCCCGCGCCGGCGCTGGAAGGCGTCGATCGCCTCCTCGACCCGGGCGACGATCTCCTTGCCGCGGAACGGCTTCTCGATGAAATCCAGCGCGCCGTTCTTGATGGCATTGACCGCCATCGCGATATCGCCCTTGCCAGAAATCATGAAGATCGGCGCCGGATAATCCTCGGCGTGCAGCTCGGCCAGAATGTCGAGCCCTGACCGCCCCGGAATATGGACATCGAGCAGGATACAGGCGGGACTGCGGCTGCGCGCCACCGCGAGCAGAGATTCGCCGTCGGCGAAGCAGATCACCTCGTAGCCCGCCGTGGACAGCACAATCGAAAGCGTCTCGCGCACGGCCGGATCGTCGTCGACGACGAACACCTCCCGGGCTGCTGGCTTCTCATTCATCAATCGACCTCCAAAACACTTGAACGAACTCTAAGCCCACGCCCCGTATCTATACGAGGCTCCAAGATACTTCTCAGACGGCACTAAAACGTTACAACAAAGAATGAAACCCAATACGGCGGCGGTGCTATCTGCCTCCGACCGACGAACGGAGACTTCTCCCGGACAATGATCGCCTGGATATCGGCGCTGATTGCGCCAACGTGCCCGGCACTATTTACGCGCTGCTCATTCGTCTCTGAAATAATACACGAACGCCAATCTTCGTCCGCATAGCACCATGAACCAGATTCGAGCAAGCGACGCAGCCGAGATGCGGACATGTCGAGGGGATAACCTGGGACGACTGCTGCACAGGGCGTGTTTCGGCCTGCTCGTCGCTGCGATCTTGGCGACGCCCTCGGGGGCCGGGCCGGCCTATCCGGTGCGGGCCATCACGGTGATCGTACCGTTCGCCGCCGGGGGGCCGACCGACATCGTCACCCATATCGTCACCGACCATCTGGCAAAGCGGCTCGGGCAGCAGATCATCGTCGAAAACGTCGTCGGCGCCGGTGGTACTACTGCGGCAATC
The DNA window shown above is from Rhodopseudomonas palustris HaA2 and carries:
- a CDS encoding response regulator transcription factor encodes the protein MNEKPAAREVFVVDDDPAVRETLSIVLSTAGYEVICFADGESLLAVARSRSPACILLDVHIPGRSGLDILAELHAEDYPAPIFMISGKGDIAMAVNAIKNGALDFIEKPFRGKEIVARVEEAIDAFQRRRGPGTEVKAPSYVFPGKEPLTLREREVLELFASGNTNKEAGRQLGISPRTIEYHRANIMKKLGARNATDLVRIVMTAPKA
- a CDS encoding glucose 1-dehydrogenase gives rise to the protein MDQLFDVSNEVILVTGASQGLGRQFARVLAERGAAVVLAARQTDKLKSLEQEITGNGGRAVAVQMDVTDLASMASALDQGEAALGPITVLINNAGVATEKLAVDTSEADWDKVIGANLKGAYFLATEVARRMIARQQGGNIVNIASVLGESVLKFVSPYAISKAGIIQATKALALELASSRIRVNALAPGYIDTDINHALWSTPAGEKLVKGIPQRRVGHESDLDGAILLLASNASRYMTGSVVTVDGGFLLG
- a CDS encoding SDR family oxidoreductase yields the protein MDLGIKGRRALVCASSKGLGRACAAALAAEGVHVTMTARGAEALAQAAADLRKAYPDVEIIEVAGDITTPEGRAAALQACPEPDILVNNAGGPPPGDFRNWTRDDWIKALDANMLTPIELIKATVDQMIARKFGRIVNITSAAVKAPIDVLGLSNGARTGLTGFVAGLSRKTVRHNVTINALLPGPFDTDRLRGVSAGQAKASGVPVEQILQTRMNENPAGRFGDPEEFGLACAFLCGAKSGYITGQNILLDGGAFPGTL